A genomic region of Serratia fonticola contains the following coding sequences:
- the dcd gene encoding dCTP deaminase, with protein MRLCDRDIEAWLDNGKLAISPRPPIERINGATVDVRLGNQFRVFRGHTAAFIDLSGPKDEVSAALDRVMSDEIVLPEGEAFFLHPGELALAVTLESVTLPNDLVGWLDGRSSLARLGLMVHVTAHRIDPGWQGRIVLEFYNSGKLPLALRPGMLIGALSFEPLSGPAARPYNSRQDAKYKDQQGAVASRIDKD; from the coding sequence ATGAGACTGTGTGACCGCGATATAGAAGCCTGGCTCGACAACGGCAAACTGGCGATTTCGCCGCGTCCGCCCATTGAGCGTATTAACGGGGCCACAGTGGATGTCCGTCTGGGCAATCAATTCCGTGTGTTCCGTGGGCACACGGCCGCTTTTATTGACCTCAGCGGGCCAAAAGATGAAGTGAGCGCCGCATTAGACCGCGTAATGAGCGACGAGATTGTGCTGCCGGAAGGGGAAGCCTTTTTCCTGCATCCCGGCGAACTGGCGCTGGCGGTGACACTGGAGTCAGTAACGCTGCCAAACGATCTGGTTGGCTGGCTGGATGGTCGTTCCTCTTTGGCGCGCTTGGGGCTGATGGTACATGTGACTGCGCACCGTATCGATCCCGGTTGGCAAGGCCGGATTGTGCTGGAGTTCTATAATTCAGGTAAGCTGCCATTAGCGTTACGCCCAGGCATGTTGATTGGTGCACTGAGTTTTGAACCACTTTCCGGGCCTGCGGCACGGCCATACAACAGCCGTCAGGACGCGAAATATAAAGATCAGCAAGGGGCAGTGGCCAGCCGCATTGACAAGGATTAA
- a CDS encoding phosphatase PAP2 family protein, producing MNWHFLTFFGDSMLLLPCAAIIFIILMFSPASRKPTWEWTLLFGGVGAVVCVSKLAFMGWGVGSREWDFTGFSGHSALSASIWPVMLWLICGRFSSLVRRSAVIVGYLLAAAVGYSRLVIHAHSTSEVITGLALGFIVSSTFLLLQRGTLPPRLSYRRIAAALALPLVLINTGTAAPTQGLLERIAVSIAPVEKPFVRADLHSNAPISSSQKP from the coding sequence ATGAATTGGCATTTTCTGACTTTCTTTGGCGACAGCATGCTGTTACTGCCTTGTGCAGCGATCATTTTTATTATCCTGATGTTTTCCCCTGCCAGTAGAAAGCCTACCTGGGAATGGACGCTGCTGTTTGGCGGCGTGGGTGCAGTGGTATGCGTATCCAAATTGGCGTTTATGGGTTGGGGTGTCGGCAGCCGGGAATGGGATTTTACCGGTTTCAGTGGCCATTCGGCGCTGTCTGCCAGCATCTGGCCGGTCATGCTGTGGTTAATCTGCGGGCGTTTCTCGTCATTGGTCAGGCGCTCGGCGGTGATTGTGGGATATTTGCTAGCGGCGGCCGTAGGGTACTCGCGTCTGGTGATCCACGCCCACTCCACATCAGAGGTCATCACAGGTTTGGCACTCGGCTTTATCGTGAGCAGCACGTTCCTACTATTACAACGTGGCACGCTCCCCCCCAGGTTATCCTACCGCAGGATCGCCGCTGCGCTGGCTCTGCCACTGGTCCTGATCAACACCGGCACCGCAGCACCGACACAGGGTTTACTGGAGCGTATTGCTGTGAGCATTGCGCCAGTTGAGAAACCTTTTGTCCGGGCCGATCTGCATAGCAACGCCCCTATTTCATCCTCACAGAAGCCCTAA
- a CDS encoding CidA/LrgA family protein, with protein sequence MGNVFMLCWKYVRAIVLIYLSLFAGNAIAALLPITIPGSIIGMLILFALLSSQILPAKWVKPGCHLFIRYMVLLFVPIGVGVMKYYDQIVDDLAPLVVSCLLSTLLVFVVVGYTSHYFHRERAVLSKSQSTGEEE encoded by the coding sequence ATGGGTAACGTATTTATGCTGTGCTGGAAATATGTCAGGGCGATTGTGCTGATCTACCTCAGTTTGTTCGCCGGTAACGCTATTGCGGCGCTACTGCCGATCACCATTCCCGGCAGCATCATCGGCATGCTGATCCTGTTTGCTCTGCTCTCTTCGCAAATTTTGCCAGCCAAATGGGTCAAACCTGGTTGTCATCTGTTTATCCGCTATATGGTGCTGCTGTTTGTGCCGATTGGCGTCGGTGTGATGAAGTATTACGATCAGATTGTTGACGATCTGGCCCCGTTGGTGGTGTCTTGCCTGCTCAGTACGCTGCTGGTGTTTGTGGTGGTCGGTTATACGTCGCATTACTTCCACCGTGAACGTGCCGTATTGAGTAAATCCCAAAGCACAGGGGAAGAGGAATGA
- the apbC gene encoding iron-sulfur cluster carrier protein ApbC, protein MNAKSPEQTNPEVLRALVTGVLAAFEHPTLKNNLTTLKAIHHCAMLDNVLHIELTMPFAWQSGFASLKEAVSGELLRVTGAQAVDWKLKHDITTLKRANDQAGVKGVRNIIAVSSGKGGVGKSSTAVNLALALAAEGAKVGILDADIYGPSIPNMLGTEHERPTSPDGQHMAPIMAHGLATNSIGYLVTDDNAMVWRGPMASKALLQLLQDTLWPDLDYLVLDMPPGTGDIQLTLSQNIPVTGALVVTTPQDIALLDAAKGIVMFEKVHVPVLGIVENMSIHICSNCGHHEPIFGTGGAEKLVKKYHSRLLGQMPLHISLREDLDRGQPTVISRPDSEFAEMYRQLAGRVAAQMYWQGEAIPTEISFRAL, encoded by the coding sequence ATGAACGCTAAATCCCCTGAGCAGACCAACCCTGAAGTGCTGCGTGCCCTGGTGACCGGTGTATTGGCCGCCTTTGAACACCCGACGTTAAAAAACAACCTGACCACGCTGAAAGCGATCCACCATTGCGCAATGCTGGACAATGTTCTGCATATCGAGCTGACCATGCCTTTTGCCTGGCAAAGTGGTTTCGCATCATTGAAAGAGGCGGTTAGCGGTGAGTTGCTGCGTGTGACCGGGGCCCAGGCCGTTGACTGGAAACTCAAACACGATATCACGACCTTGAAGCGTGCCAACGATCAGGCCGGTGTTAAGGGCGTGCGTAATATTATTGCTGTCAGTTCCGGCAAGGGCGGGGTAGGGAAGTCCAGCACTGCCGTCAACCTGGCGCTGGCATTGGCGGCGGAAGGCGCCAAAGTGGGGATCCTGGATGCGGACATCTATGGTCCGTCGATCCCGAATATGCTGGGTACTGAACATGAGCGCCCAACGTCACCGGACGGCCAGCATATGGCACCGATCATGGCACACGGCTTGGCGACCAATTCTATTGGTTACTTGGTAACGGATGACAACGCCATGGTCTGGCGCGGCCCGATGGCCAGTAAGGCGTTGCTGCAACTGCTGCAGGATACGCTGTGGCCGGACCTGGACTATCTGGTACTGGATATGCCGCCGGGGACGGGGGATATTCAACTGACGCTGTCGCAGAACATTCCGGTGACTGGTGCGTTAGTGGTGACCACGCCACAAGATATTGCTTTGCTGGATGCGGCCAAGGGCATCGTGATGTTCGAGAAAGTGCATGTGCCAGTACTGGGTATCGTTGAGAACATGAGCATACATATCTGCAGCAACTGTGGCCATCACGAGCCGATTTTTGGTACCGGAGGGGCAGAGAAGCTGGTGAAGAAATACCACAGCCGCCTGCTGGGGCAGATGCCGTTGCATATCTCGTTGCGGGAAGATCTGGATCGTGGACAACCCACGGTGATCAGCCGCCCGGATAGCGAGTTTGCCGAGATGTACCGCCAGTTGGCCGGACGTGTCGCTGCGCAGATGTATTGGCAGGGGGAAGCGATCCCGACGGAAATTTCCTTCCGCGCGCTGTAA
- a CDS encoding MFS transporter, which produces MKGFPPLIKLLLASSLVLTIGRGVTLPFITIYLTEHFHLLPKSVGVILGISLTIGIITSFYGGYLVDRFNKNRLILLAILLFALSFFAIPWIPRPAGIIVVLAILHTAYAVLNIAIKACFASWLPVAQRIKAFSMNYTLVNVGWAVGSSLGVMVAGYSPLLPFYLSGGLALLTVIALNFRLRDQPSLPLADTGATPAAVLNFGQTVKVLRGDRRLIYFTLGSTLGAVVFGQFTGYLSQYLITVSNAEFAYKVIGVVMIVNACIVIALQYLLSRGMRQDNMMRWLMLGTLFFVLGLIGFLLAGQSIWLWVVAMAIFTLGEIIVIPVEYLFIDFIAPPHLKGSYYGVQSLSNLGGAINPVMCGFLLSYTPPAVMFLVLIAAALFSLLFFFLGHRLAERQQLSCGLDGVG; this is translated from the coding sequence ATGAAGGGATTCCCCCCACTGATTAAACTCTTGCTGGCAAGTTCGTTGGTGCTGACGATCGGCCGTGGCGTTACGCTCCCCTTTATCACTATTTACCTGACCGAGCACTTCCATCTGTTGCCCAAGAGCGTCGGGGTTATTCTGGGTATCAGCCTGACCATCGGCATCATCACCAGTTTTTATGGCGGTTACCTGGTTGACCGTTTTAATAAAAACCGGCTGATTCTATTGGCTATTCTGCTGTTTGCGCTGAGTTTTTTTGCCATCCCGTGGATCCCGCGCCCGGCGGGTATTATCGTGGTGTTGGCCATTCTGCACACCGCTTATGCCGTGCTCAACATTGCCATCAAGGCCTGTTTTGCCAGTTGGTTACCGGTGGCACAACGTATCAAAGCCTTCTCAATGAACTACACGCTGGTCAACGTAGGCTGGGCGGTCGGTTCATCGCTGGGAGTGATGGTAGCAGGCTATAGCCCGCTACTGCCGTTTTACCTGTCCGGGGGGTTGGCGTTACTGACGGTGATCGCACTGAATTTCCGCCTGCGCGACCAGCCATCTCTCCCCCTCGCTGACACTGGCGCCACACCCGCCGCCGTGCTCAACTTCGGTCAAACGGTCAAAGTACTGCGCGGCGATCGACGGCTGATTTACTTCACCCTTGGCAGCACGCTAGGCGCCGTAGTTTTCGGCCAGTTCACCGGCTATCTGTCGCAGTACCTGATCACCGTATCCAACGCCGAGTTTGCTTATAAAGTGATTGGCGTGGTGATGATCGTCAACGCCTGTATTGTGATTGCCCTGCAATATCTGCTGAGCCGCGGTATGCGTCAGGACAATATGATGCGCTGGCTGATGTTGGGGACTTTATTCTTCGTACTCGGGTTGATCGGCTTTCTGCTGGCCGGACAGTCAATATGGCTATGGGTGGTAGCAATGGCTATTTTCACCCTGGGGGAAATCATCGTTATTCCGGTGGAATACCTGTTTATCGACTTTATCGCACCGCCCCATCTAAAAGGCAGCTATTACGGGGTGCAAAGCCTCAGTAATCTGGGGGGAGCCATCAACCCGGTAATGTGTGGTTTCTTACTCAGCTATACGCCACCCGCAGTTATGTTCCTGGTGCTGATCGCCGCCGCACTGTTTAGCCTGCTGTTTTTCTTCCTTGGCCATCGGCTGGCTGAACGGCAACAACTCTCTTGCGGCCTTGATGGCGTGGGTTAA
- a CDS encoding endonuclease domain-containing protein, protein MTETTALTKARRLRACMTDAEKYLWLQLRDRRLAGFKFRRQLPVGPYFVDFICWQAKLIVELDGGQHTVQVAYDQQRTSFLERQGFTVIRFWNDEVLRNWEGVRQVILWSLQRKISPYSGR, encoded by the coding sequence ATGACAGAAACAACAGCCTTAACCAAAGCCCGTCGATTGCGAGCTTGCATGACGGATGCCGAAAAATATTTGTGGTTGCAGCTGCGTGATCGCCGCTTGGCGGGATTTAAGTTCCGACGGCAATTACCTGTCGGCCCTTATTTCGTTGATTTTATTTGCTGGCAGGCGAAGCTGATTGTTGAGCTGGATGGTGGCCAGCATACAGTACAGGTGGCTTATGACCAGCAGCGCACAAGCTTTCTAGAACGCCAGGGATTTACCGTGATTCGTTTTTGGAACGATGAAGTATTGCGCAATTGGGAGGGGGTGAGGCAGGTGATTTTATGGAGTTTACAGCGCAAGATATCCCCTTATTCTGGCCGTTGA
- a CDS encoding sugar ABC transporter substrate-binding protein → MKMIKTSLLTLSLLTNLPLLAAEATLAPVPDAIAQHQGQIRVAVIRNLGSDDNTTQFLAGTIQEGRKLGFKVDTFLSNGDDARFQDFVNQAISQKYDGIILSQGRAPYSTELIKRITASGIAVAAFDTDVSGNIPSVTVSQQDDASLANESFGQLIKDFDGKANIIKLWVAGFPPMERRQAAYQQLLKQNPGIHELESIGAVSSDVQGDTANKIGAVLAKYPKGKIDAIWGTWDAFSQGAYKALKENGRTEIRLYSIDISNQDLQLMREADSPWKVSVAVDTKLIGAVNLRLIANKLAGEPTPATYQFKAAVIPQALLVSQTGPVNVASLGKLIPGWGSSSDFIQPWFATLQAKTGK, encoded by the coding sequence ATGAAAATGATAAAGACCTCACTGCTCACCCTCAGCCTACTGACCAACCTGCCCCTGCTGGCCGCAGAAGCCACGCTTGCCCCCGTTCCTGACGCTATTGCCCAGCATCAAGGGCAAATCCGCGTTGCGGTTATCCGCAATCTGGGTTCTGACGACAATACCACTCAGTTTTTGGCAGGCACGATACAAGAGGGCCGGAAACTGGGGTTCAAGGTCGATACCTTTCTCAGCAACGGCGATGACGCGCGCTTTCAGGATTTCGTCAATCAGGCCATCAGCCAAAAATATGACGGCATCATTCTTTCTCAAGGCCGCGCACCTTATTCTACTGAACTGATCAAGCGCATCACCGCGTCTGGCATTGCGGTAGCCGCATTTGATACCGACGTTAGCGGCAACATCCCTAGTGTGACCGTTTCTCAACAGGATGATGCTTCACTGGCCAATGAATCCTTCGGGCAATTGATCAAAGACTTCGATGGCAAGGCCAACATTATCAAGCTGTGGGTTGCCGGTTTTCCGCCAATGGAACGGCGGCAGGCCGCTTACCAACAGTTGCTGAAGCAAAACCCAGGCATTCATGAGCTGGAATCCATCGGGGCGGTTTCCTCTGACGTGCAGGGCGATACGGCCAATAAAATCGGTGCGGTGCTGGCAAAATACCCGAAAGGCAAAATCGACGCTATCTGGGGTACCTGGGATGCCTTCAGCCAAGGTGCTTACAAAGCATTGAAAGAGAATGGCCGTACCGAGATCAGGCTCTACAGCATCGATATCTCTAATCAGGATTTACAACTGATGCGTGAAGCCGATAGCCCATGGAAAGTGAGCGTGGCCGTGGATACCAAGCTGATTGGCGCCGTCAACCTTCGCCTGATTGCCAATAAGCTGGCAGGCGAACCCACCCCGGCCACCTATCAATTCAAAGCTGCTGTGATCCCGCAGGCATTGCTGGTCAGCCAAACAGGGCCGGTCAACGTGGCTTCGCTTGGCAAGCTTATTCCGGGCTGGGGCAGCAGCAGCGATTTCATTCAACCCTGGTTTGCCACCTTGCAGGCTAAAACAGGTAAATAA
- the udk gene encoding uridine kinase, translating into MTDKSHQCVIIGIAGASASGKSLIASTLYRELRDQVGDEHIGVIPEDSYYKDQTHLTMEERVKTNYDHPSAMDHSLLFQHLQMLKAGKAIELPLYSYTEHTRKKETVHLEPKKVIILEGILLLTDIRLRQEMNFSIFVDTPLDICLMRRMKRDVNERGRSMDSVMAQYQKTVRPMFLQFIEPSKQYADIIVPRGGKNRIAIDILKAKISQFFE; encoded by the coding sequence ATGACTGACAAGTCGCATCAGTGCGTCATTATAGGTATAGCAGGCGCATCTGCCTCCGGAAAAAGCCTCATCGCCAGCACTTTGTATCGTGAACTTCGCGATCAGGTCGGTGATGAACATATCGGTGTGATCCCGGAAGACAGTTACTACAAAGACCAGACTCATCTGACCATGGAAGAACGGGTCAAAACCAACTATGACCACCCAAGCGCCATGGATCACAGCTTGCTGTTTCAGCACCTGCAGATGCTGAAAGCCGGTAAGGCGATTGAACTGCCATTATATAGTTACACCGAACATACGCGTAAAAAAGAGACCGTTCATCTGGAGCCGAAAAAGGTCATCATTCTGGAGGGGATTCTATTGTTGACGGATATCCGCCTGCGCCAGGAGATGAACTTCTCGATCTTTGTCGATACGCCGTTGGATATTTGCCTGATGCGCCGCATGAAGCGTGATGTCAATGAGCGGGGGCGTTCGATGGACTCCGTGATGGCGCAATATCAGAAAACCGTTCGCCCAATGTTCCTGCAGTTTATCGAACCGTCCAAACAGTATGCCGATATTATCGTTCCGCGCGGTGGTAAAAACCGCATTGCAATTGATATCTTGAAGGCCAAGATCAGCCAATTCTTTGAATAA
- the metG gene encoding methionine--tRNA ligase produces MAQVAKKLLVTCALPYANGSIHLGHMLEHIQADIWVRYQRMRGNEVHFICADDAHGTPIMLKAQQMGIKPEEMIAEMSREHQQDFAGFGISYDNYHSTHSEENRELSSLIYSRLKENGYIKKRTISQLYDPEKGMFLPDRFVKGTCPKCKSPDQYGDNCEVCGATYSPTELIEPKSVVSGATPVMRDSEHFFFDLPAFSDMLQAWTRSGALQEQVANKMQEWFESGLQQWDISRDAPYFGFEIPDASGKYFYVWLDAPIGYMGSFKNLCDKRGDLDFDEFWRKDSTAELYHFIGKDIVYFHSLFWPAMLEGSNFRKPTNLFVHGYVTVNGAKMSKSRGTFIKAGTYLQHLDADCLRYYYAAKLSSRIDDIDLNLEDFVQRVNADIVNKVVNLASRNAGFINKRFGGKLSDRLADPALYQTFVDAAASIAEAYASRETSRAIREIMALADLANRYVDEQAPWVVAKEEGRDADLQAICSMGINLFRVLMTYLKPVLPSLTERAEAFLNGELSWDAIQQPLLNHQVNTFKALFNRIDLDKVNEMVNASKEDMAATKVVSGPLADDPIQGTISFDDFAKVDMRIALIKSAEFVEGSDKLLKLQLDLGGESRQIFSGIRSAYPDPSLLEGRLTIMVANLAPRKMRFGVSEGMVMAAGPGGKEIFLLSPDSGAQPGMQVK; encoded by the coding sequence ATGGCTCAAGTCGCGAAAAAATTATTGGTGACGTGCGCGCTACCGTACGCAAATGGTTCCATCCATCTCGGCCACATGCTCGAGCACATCCAGGCAGATATCTGGGTTCGTTACCAACGAATGCGCGGCAACGAAGTTCATTTCATCTGTGCGGATGACGCTCACGGCACGCCAATCATGCTGAAAGCACAGCAAATGGGCATCAAGCCGGAAGAAATGATTGCGGAGATGAGCCGCGAGCACCAACAGGATTTCGCCGGTTTTGGTATCAGCTATGACAACTATCATTCGACCCATAGCGAAGAAAACCGTGAACTGTCGAGCCTGATCTATAGCCGTCTGAAAGAGAACGGCTACATCAAGAAACGCACCATTTCACAACTTTACGATCCCGAGAAAGGCATGTTCCTGCCGGATCGTTTTGTAAAAGGCACCTGTCCGAAGTGTAAATCCCCGGATCAGTATGGCGATAACTGCGAAGTTTGTGGTGCTACCTACAGCCCGACAGAGCTGATCGAACCAAAATCGGTGGTTTCCGGTGCTACGCCGGTGATGCGCGATTCCGAGCACTTCTTCTTCGATCTGCCCGCCTTCAGCGATATGCTGCAAGCCTGGACCCGTTCCGGTGCGCTGCAAGAGCAGGTGGCCAACAAAATGCAGGAATGGTTTGAATCCGGCCTGCAGCAGTGGGATATCTCCCGCGATGCACCGTATTTCGGCTTCGAGATCCCTGATGCATCAGGTAAATATTTCTACGTCTGGCTGGATGCGCCAATCGGTTACATGGGTTCATTCAAGAACCTGTGCGACAAGCGTGGCGATCTGGATTTCGATGAATTCTGGCGTAAAGATTCTACCGCCGAGCTGTATCACTTTATCGGTAAAGACATCGTCTATTTCCACAGCCTGTTCTGGCCAGCCATGCTGGAAGGCAGTAACTTCCGCAAGCCAACCAACCTGTTCGTGCACGGTTATGTCACGGTGAACGGGGCGAAGATGTCGAAATCGCGCGGCACCTTCATTAAGGCAGGCACCTACCTGCAGCATCTGGATGCAGACTGCCTGCGCTATTATTATGCCGCCAAGCTCTCCTCCCGCATTGATGATATCGATCTGAACCTGGAAGATTTTGTACAGCGCGTGAATGCAGACATCGTTAACAAAGTGGTTAACCTGGCCTCACGTAACGCGGGCTTTATCAACAAACGTTTTGGAGGGAAACTGTCCGATCGCCTGGCCGATCCTGCGTTGTATCAGACCTTTGTCGATGCCGCCGCAAGCATTGCGGAAGCTTACGCCAGCCGTGAAACCAGCCGCGCGATCCGCGAAATCATGGCGCTGGCCGATCTGGCCAACCGCTATGTTGATGAGCAGGCACCTTGGGTGGTGGCGAAAGAAGAAGGCCGCGATGCCGATCTGCAGGCCATCTGCTCGATGGGCATCAATCTGTTCCGCGTGCTGATGACCTACCTGAAACCGGTGCTGCCATCTTTAACAGAACGTGCAGAGGCGTTCCTCAATGGCGAACTGAGCTGGGATGCTATTCAGCAACCGCTGCTCAATCATCAGGTGAACACCTTCAAGGCACTGTTCAACCGCATCGATCTCGATAAAGTGAATGAAATGGTTAATGCATCGAAAGAAGACATGGCTGCTACCAAAGTGGTTAGCGGGCCATTGGCGGACGATCCGATTCAGGGCACCATCAGCTTTGACGATTTCGCCAAGGTAGATATGCGTATTGCGCTGATCAAGAGCGCCGAGTTTGTCGAAGGGTCTGACAAGCTGCTGAAGTTGCAGTTGGATCTGGGAGGCGAATCTCGCCAGATCTTCTCCGGTATCCGCTCCGCTTACCCGGATCCTTCATTGTTGGAAGGACGCTTGACCATCATGGTGGCCAATCTGGCTCCGCGTAAAATGCGCTTTGGCGTTTCCGAAGGCATGGTTATGGCTGCAGGCCCTGGTGGGAAAGAGATTTTCCTGCTGAGCCCAGACAGTGGTGCCCAGCCGGGTATGCAGGTTAAATAA